Within Nitrospirae bacterium CG2_30_53_67, the genomic segment AGGCCCATGATTCAATGGGTCTATGAACGGGTGAGCCGTGCTTCTCTAATTCAAGATGTGATCGTGGCCACGGATGACCGCAGGATCCGAGATGCGGTGCTGGCATTCGGCGGGCGGTGCGTGATGACGTCTCCTTCGCATGTAACAGGCACGGACCGGCTTGCCGAGGCGGCCCAGGATTTGAAGGCCGGCATCATCGTCAATGTCCAGGGGGATGAGCCGTTGATCGAACCCGGTGTCATAGACGCCTGCATCCGCCCCATGATGGATGGAGGGGCCTTCCCGGCGGCGACCCCATGTACAAGAATTAAGTCCAGAGATGAGCTGATCAATCCCGACGTGGTCAAGGTGGTTATGGACCGGGACGGGTTTGCGCTCTATTTCTCCAGATCCCCGATCCCCTATGACCGGGATCACGGCCCGATCGAAGTGGATGTGACTGGGAACCTCTTTTTCAAGCATATCGGGATTTATGTCTATCGGAGGGATTTTCTGCTGAAGTACAGCCGCATGGCGCCGACGCCGCTCGAGGTTCGGGAGAAGCTGGAACAGTTGAGAATCCTGGAAAACGGGTACAAGATTCGGGTGGTGGAGACCGAGTACGATTCGATCTCCGTGGATACGGAGGAGGATTTAAGGAGGGTGCAGGACCTCAGTCGTCATTGTCGGGTCCCCGGTGTCATCCCCTGATCCCGATGTCATTCCCCGATCCAGTTGTCATCCCCCGACTCGATCGGGGGATCCACCCTTCGGCAGGCTCAGGGTGACAATTGTCATGGTGAGCTTGTCGAACCATGGATTCTCCGGTCAAGCCGGAGAATGACGCGCTCAGGGGGCCGGAGAATGACAAAAGGAGTTTATTGAACAGGTTGAACAGTTTTGTTGGAGTTCTATTATGGCAGTAAAATTTATCTTCGTGACCGGCGGGGTGGTCTCCTCCCTGGGCAAAGGGCTGGCCTCGGCTTCCATGGGGGCTCTCCTCGAGAGCCGGGGGCTCACGGTGACTCTGCAGAAGCTCGATCCTTATATCAATGTTGATCCGGGAACCATGAGCCCGTTTCAGCACGGAGAGGTGTATGTCACCGACGATGGGACCGAGACCGACCTGGACCTGGGGCATTATGAGCGGTTCACCCATGCCAAGCTGACCCGCAACAGCAACTATACCACGGGGAAGATCTACTATTCGGTCATCATGAAGGAGCGCCGAGGGGACTACCTCGGAGGGACGGTGCAGGTCGTACCCCATATCACCAACGAGATCAAGGAATCCATCCTCTCCGCTGCGCACGACGTGGACGTGATGATCGTGGAGATCGGAGGGACCATCGGGGATATTGAGTCTCTCCCTTTCCTGGAAGCCATCCGGCAGTTCCGGCAGGACGTGGGCCGCCGGAATGTGATCTATGTTCACCTGACCCTGGTCCCCTATATCCGTGCGGCAGGGGAGCTCAAGAGCAAGCCGACTCAGCACAGTGTCAAGGAACTCCTTCAGATCGGAATACAGCCTGATATCCTCCTTTGCCGGACCGAGCACTCCCTGCCCGACGATCTGAAGAAGAAGATCGCCCTTTTCTGTAATGTGGACCACGATGCGGTGATTGCGGCCATGGATGTGGAGACCATCTATGAGGTTCCCCTGATTCTGCACCGTGATGGGCTGGATGACAAGATCATGGAACTGCTCGCTCTGGAGAATGGGAAACAGGACCTGACGGCATGGGAGGATCTGGTTGAGCGGATCAAACATCCCGCATACAATGTCACGATCGGTCTGGTTGGGAAATACGTGGATCTTCGTGAATCCTACAAGAGCCTGAACGAGGCCCTGACCCACGGCGGTGCGGCCAACGATGCGAGGGTCAACATCAAGTGGGTGGATGCCGAAGAGATAGAGATGCACGGGGCCGAGATGCACCTGCATGACGTGGACGGGATTCTGGTTCCGGGAGGTTTCGGGGACCGAGGGATCGAAGGGAAGATCGCCGCCGTCAATTATGCGAGGACTCAGAAGATCCCCTTCTTCGGGATCTGCCTGGGGATGCAGTGCGCGGTGATCGAGTTCGCCCGCTATGTATGCCGTCTCGAATATGCCAACAGCTCGGAGTTTGATCCGGCCACGCCCCATCCGGTGATTTACCTTTTGGAGAAGTGGAGGGATTTTAAGAACAACTCCATTCAGGAACGAAGCGAAAGTTCGGACAAAGGGGGGACCATGCGTCTGGGGGCCTACCCGTGCGTCCTCTCCGAGGGGTCCTTCTCCTATGAGGCCTACGGGAGCCGGGAGATCTCCGAGCGGCACCGCCACCGCTATGAGTTCAACAACCAGTATCAGAATATTTTAAAGGAGCATGGACTGCAGATCGCAGGGGTTTCCCCGGACGGGGAGCTTGTGGAAATGATCGAGGTAAAGGATCACCCATGGTTTGTGGGCTGCCAGTTCCATCCGGAATTCAAATCCAGACCTATGAATGCGCATCCCCTGTTCCGTGCATTTGTGAAGGCTTCTCTGCTGCATAAGCAGAGGCAGGGTGTGAGTGTCAAGTAATGAGGGTCATTTCCGAGGATATTGGTTGAGAGTTATGGGTTCAAGGGTCCGAGGGGTCAAGGGGCCAAGTGAACCACTCAAACTACTTGAATCCTTGAATCCTGAGATACTCAAACTCTTCTAACCTACTAAAAGAGAGAAGAACCAAGGATGAAAGGAAGAAGAACCGGGGATTACTGATATGACTGCTATAGTAAAGATCGGGCCGGTTACCGTCGGGGGAGGCGCTCCCCTGGTCCTGATCGCGGGCCCCTGCGTGATCGAAAGTGAAGCCTTGACCATGAAGACAGCCGAGGCCCTGAAGAAGACGGCCGAAGATGCGGGGATTTCCCTGATCTTCAAATCATCTTATGACAAGGCCAACCGGTCTTCTTACTCATCCTTCCGGGGGCCGGGCCTGAAGGCCGGGCTCAAGATCCTGCAGCGGGTTCGCGAGGAGCTTTCCCTTCCCGTCGTTTCTGATGTCCATGTTCAAGAGGAGATCCATCAGGCCGCGGAGGTCCTGGACGTGCTTCAAATTCCAGCGTTCCTGTGCAGGCAGACCGATTTCGTCATGCAGGTTGCCCGTGCCGGCCGGCCGGTCAATGTGAAAAAGGGGCAGTTCATGGCGCCTTGGGATATGAAAAATGTGGTAGAGAAGATCCGGCATGCAGGAAACCAAAGGGTGATGATCACCGAGCGGGGGACCAGCTTCGGATACAACAATCTTGTGGCCGACATGCGTGCGCTTCCGATCCTGCGCGGGTTTGATGTGCCCGTGATCTTCGACGGTACGCACAGCGTGCAGCTTCCCGGCGGTCAGGGGACCTCTTCCGGCGGGCAGCGGGAGTTTGTGCCTTTTCTTACGCGCGCGGCCGTTGCCGCCGGTGTGGACGGGATCTTCCTGGAGGTTCATCCGGAGCCTGATAAGGCTTTGTCCGACGGTCCCAATATGCTCCCTTTGAAAGACCTCCCGGACCTTTTGTCCCAAGTCAAGGAGATTGATGATATGATCAGGAGAGGAAGGGAAAACATAGGATGATTTTGTGAGGTATTAAATCCTAAATAGGATTTAGAATTTATAAACCTCTCCACCTATATTGCCTTAGGAGGCTGGAAGCGGAATGAAGCCTAAAAATCGAGACGTGATTGCAACGGCGAAGAAGGCCCTTAAGATCGAGGCCGAGGCCATTCTCGCCATGATGGACCGAGTGGATGAGCGCTTCAGCCAGGCGGTCCAAGCCATTTACGACTGCAAGGGCCGGGTGGTCGTGACCGGTATGGGAAAGTCAGGCCATATCGCCAGGAAAATCGCTTCCACTTTCTCCAGCACCGGGACCCCGGCCTTGTTTTTCCATCCGGCCGAGGGGGTGCACGGCGACCTGGGGATGATCGTTAAAGGTGATGTGGTCCTGGCCCTCTCCAACAGCGGCGAGACCGAAGAGTTGTCCGTGATCCTCCCCCTGATCAAACGCCAGGGAAATGTCCTGATCGCCATGACCGGGGATGCCGGTTCTACCCTTGCGAAACGGAGCGATATCGTACTTGATGTCGGGGTAAAGAAAGAGGCCTGCCCTTTGGATCTTGCCCCCACGGCAAGCACCACCGCGGCCCTGGCCATGGGCGATGCCCTGGCCGCGGCCCTGCTGGATAAAAGGGGATTCAAGGCCGAAGATTTTGCCCTGTTGCATCCCGGCGGGACCCTGGGTAAGAAACTCCTGCTCAAGGTTTCGGATGTGATGCACGTCGGGAATGAAGTGCCGAAGGTCAAGGTTTCCGACCTCATGAAGGACGTCATTTATGAGATCACTTCAAAGAAACTCGGGATGACGACCGTCGTGAGCGAAAAGGGTGAATTCAAGGGGATCATCACCGACGGGGACTTAAGGAGATTCCTGGAGAAAGAGATCGGCAAAAGGTCCGATCCTCTCTCAAAAAAGGCCGGAGACGTGATGACCAGGAGCCCCAAGACCATCGAGAAGGACGCATTGGCCGCCAAGGCCGTCCAGATCATGGAGAGCTACTCCATTACCTCCCTGGTCATCCTGAACCATTCAAAGGAACCGGCAGGTGTGGTCCATCTGCATGATCTGTTAAAGGCCGGAGTCGTATAGACTCCGTCGGATTCAAAAAGGAGGGGAGAAATGGCTGAGAACCGAGAGGTGAAGATACAATCCGAGATCGGTAAGCTTCTGCTTCGTGAATCCAGGGACAGAGAGAAATTTATTCAAAAGGTGGAAAATCTTGCCGCCCGGTTGGGTGATGATCTTTATCCTTCCCTGTTCTTTACCACAGCCCACCTCGAGTTTGAGAAAAAGGCGGCAAAGAGACACTGGAAGGAGGTTATGCGCCACTGGGAAAGGATGAGTCTGAATGTAAAACGAGAGATGGATTTCCGCGTAGCCCTCCTCGATTATTTCATAGACATCAACAAGAGGATCAGGAATCCGAAGATCATCGAGATCAAGATATTTCAGAAAACTCAACAGGAGACCCTTGTCGACGAGCTGACCCAGCTTTACAATTACCGCTATTTTATCAAGTCTATGGACCAGGAGATCGTGAGGGCGAGACGCTATCATTCGCCGCTGACTCTGGTGATGTTTGATGTGGATGATTTCAAACATTATAATGATGCCAACGGCCACCTTTCAGGAAACAAATCCTTGAGAAGGCTTGCCCAGATCATCAGGAATAGTGTCAGAAACGTGGATGTCGTGGCCCGATACGGAGGGGAGGAGTTCGCCCTGATCCTGCCGGAGACCAACAAGGAAGGGGGGCTGGTCATCGCCGACCGTATCCGTGAAAAGGTCGAACGGAGCGCTTTTTTGAAAGGGGAAAAACAGCCGCTTAAGAAATTTACCATCAGCGGAGGGATCGCCACCTTGAATGTGGATGCGGGAAGAGCGTCGGAGCTGATCAAGAAGGCCGATCAGGCCCTCTACCGCGCCAAGGCAAGGGGAAAAAACCAGGTCGCGTTTTATATTGATGAAAAGAGAGATTACGAGCGGGTATTGGTTGCCCTCTCCGGCCGGCTCACCGTAGCCTCGGATTCCGGTGATATCTTTCAGGTCATCAACATCAGCGAAGGAGGCCTCCTCTTCCATTTTCAGAAGGCCCTTGCTGTGGGATCGATTCTCCATCTCTTCCTGAATCTGCCGGAACGAAAGAGGCCCATCAATTGTAAGGCCAAGGTCAGGCGTGTGGAAGAAGTGAAAAAGAATAAGACATACGAGATCGGCGTAAGCATCACCCAGATCCGGGAACCTGATAAGAAAGCCCTGAGACGCCTGATCCATATTTTCAAGGAGAAAAAAGCGGAATAATAATCACTGACTCTTTTCCAGGCTCTTTGCTTCCTCCCAGAGACGGTCCATCTCTTGAAGAGAAAGCGTATGGAGTTTCAACTCGTTCCGGACGGCGTACTCTTCGATATACTGGAACCGGGAGATGAAACGCTGTGTGGACTTTCTCAGGGCGTCTTCCGAACTGACCCGGATGAACCGGGAGAGATTCACGAGAGCGAAGAGGATATCTCCGAGTTCGTGTTCGATCTCCGATGGATCGTTTTTCTTTAAGGCATGTTTCAGCTCTTGAAACTCTTCCTCCACCTTATTGAGGACCTCGGAGGTTTCTTTCCAGTCAAATCCGACGCGGGCGGCCCGGTCCTGAAGGCGGCCCGCCCTGATCAGGGCGGGAAGGGCCTGCGGGATCCCATCGAGGATAGACCGCCGCTCCTTGCCTTTCTTCTCCTCCCGCTTGATCTGTTCCCAGCGGTGGAGCACCTCTTCGGCGTTCTCCGCCTTTTCATCCCCGAATACGTGCGGGTGCCTTCTTAAAAGCTTTTCGTTGATCCCCTGAACCACATCCTCAAAGGAAAAGGCCTGTTCTTCCCTTCCGATCTGGGAAAGAAAGACGATCTGGAGGAGCAGGTCCCCCAACTCTTCTCTGACCCGATCCTTGTCTCCGCTTTCGATCGCCTCCAGCACCTCGTAGGTCTCCTCGATCAGAAAGGGTTTGAGTGATTCCATGGTCTGCTTCCTGTCCCAGGGGCAGCCCTTGTCGGAGCGAAGCTGGTCCATGATGGATAGAAGCTTGTTCATTCCGGTCTGATGGTACATAAAATGAATCATAGAACTTTCATCAGATGGAGTCAATAAACGAATTTTTATTGTTCCTGAAATAAAAAAATGTTATTAAAGCATCTTCATGCTTGACAATTTTTTCATAACCCTGTATTTTAGAGCCGAAATGTAACGCTTATCAACGTAAGAAGAAGGTTTATTTTACATGAGCAAGATCTGAAAAGGAAAATGGTCATGGCCTCGTATACATGGATGAAAAGGTTTTTTTCTCTGTTTTTTGCCTTATGGCTTCCGATGCTGCTCCTGTCGTGCGGCGGGGGCGGGGGCGGCGGCGGGACAGTCAACAATCCATCGGCCACGCTTCAGACCAATACGGTCCAGGCCGGAAGCGTGGCGGTACTCCTGACGGACAACCCCACGGACGAGTTCTCTGAAATCAACATTACCGTCACCGGGGTTGAGCTTCTCTCGGATGAGGCCAAGGTCATGCTTTTTTCCGGAGAAAAGACCTTTGATCTGCTCAAACTGCAGAATGAATCGAGCCTCTTCTCGGTCAGCAGCGATGTTCCGCCGGCCTGGTACAACAAGATCCGTCTTCATGTGAGCAAAATGGAACTGGTCAGAAGAGATATGGACGGCAACATCATCGAGGTGATCGAGCCCAAACTGACCGGGAACGGAAAGCTCGACCTGAACCCGAGGGGGCCTTTTCTGGTCGAACCCGGCGGGACCCTGATCCTGCAGATCGACATAGATGCCCAGAAATCCATCCATATCACTGATGCCGGTGAAAGCAGCCAATATGTCTTCCGCCCGGTGGTCTTCGTCGATATCATCGGCGGGCAATATACCGGAAAGCTCGTGAGGGTGGAAGGGCTGGTCAAAGAACTCAACCCGGAAAACCGGACCTTTGACCTCTGCCCGTCCGACACAAGCTTCCGGGCCGAGTCCGTACCGCAGAACAAGGATTACGATGGGAATCCGGAACAGTTGACAGAGGGCTGCGTGGCCGTCCACGTTTCTGATACGACGTCCCTCTTTGACGCAGAGGGAGATCCCGCTCCCGTCATAGACATCAAGAATGGGGACTTTGTCTCGGCTATCGGCCATTTTCAAGCCTTGGAGGATGACCCTGGAGAAGATCATCACATGCTGGACCTGGACGCCGAGGTGATCGAGATCGGCCCATTTTTCAGCCTGGCAGGGACCATCCACTCGTCACCCGATGTTACGGAGACCTTTGAATTTGACATCAGTCCTGAACAGGGCTTCCTTCTGAACGGGCCGGTGAAGGCCCTGCTTCAGAACGGCACAAAGATCTTTTCCGATTCAGGCATCGAACTTTCGGCATCGGATATCAGGCAGGGCATGTCCGCAAAGATAGACGGCATCCTGGTGCTCTCGGACACGGAACCCGACCTGCTCAAGGCCGCTTTGATCATCCTGAACACAACCGAGGCGCCTCCGCTCACAGAGATACAGGGAACAGCCTCGAACGTGGACTACGAAAACCGGGGCTTTGACCTCATCACGTCGACCCAGACGGTCTGCGTCAAGGTTCCCATGGACACATTGATTTTTCTGATTCCTTCAGATGACGAAATTCAGGCCTCCTCCGAAGGAAATGTCGAATTTGAATACCTGAAGGATGAAGACAAAGTCAAGGTCTCCGGCGTCTTCGATGCCACGGAGTGCCTGGTGGCCCAGACCATCTGGATCCAGACCAACTCACCCATTGTCATAGATTAGATCTACTCATCTTCGCTTTTTTTTGGTTTTTGGGGGACACCCATTAACGCTCAGGATGATTTTGAAAGGCGGTGACGAGTATACTTACCCCGTAACCGCTGCGAACCATATCAGGACATCCCTTACCGTGGGAAAGAAGAGAAACAGATGGAAGCTCGTGTCCTTCGGCAGTCCTCATAGTCCGTTTCAAGCAAAATAGAGAAAGCGCCCATCTTACCTGACTGAACACGTAACAAGTGAAGGCCAGAGGGTCAAAAGTGAAGGCCAGAGTGAAGGCCAGAGGGTCAAATCTTTTATATTGACAAGTCATGAAGCGTTTATCAACACTATGTCAACATTAAAGACTCTCAGAAACACTCAGAAACTCATGTAAAGAAAATATATGGATAAGAAAATGCATGCGCTGATTCTGAGTACAGAGTAAAGGCAATGACAGGAGTTGATCCGACTATTCATAGTTTCGATGTCGAAGCGATACAAGAAGGTGATCATTCAATAGAAAAATTGACCACTATGGGACTGGCTTGGATAAACAAGGCGAACCCATGAATAAAAAACTGGATGGATTGTGCCCGAATTTAGTATGCATGTCTTTGGGAACGTTTTTACTTTAGAACCGTCCCAAGCAAGGTCCTCAAAATCCCTTATGCTGCCTTCATCTCGATACCCTTGGTTCTGATTTCATAGATCAAAGGAATCCAAGTGTCATTGTTGTAAGACTCAAGAGAGATGGGTACGGGCTCAATCCTGGGATCAATTTGGCTGGCAATTTCAAAAAGCTTGGCACTCCCGGCATAGCCTTTCTTCCCGAAATCAGGTGATACGACGGCAACATCAATATCACTGTACTCATGAGCCCGTCCTGAAACCCTCGATCCGTAAATAATCACCTTGGAGACCTTAATCTTGTGTCTCTTCAGTTCCGTGACAAAGGCCTTTACTATTCTGACAATTTCTTTTTCAACCATTTATAGACCTCTCTGATATCCTGCATTTTTCTGTCGGCAAATTGTTTCGTGCATTTCTCATAAAAGCGCGTTTGCTGCCTTGGGTATCTTGCTTCGAAATGGAATTCCATGAAGGCCGCGAGTTTTTTCATGATCTTTTGCGGGATCCCGGTATCTATCTGGCCTGCAAGCAGAGGCAAAGAATGCGTATACGGGGCATGTTTACGTGTGGTTCTGACGACAAGGGCCTTCAGTAATTTTTCAAGTGCCAGATGACCGATAAACAGGGCATATGGATATTTCTTCTTTTCATAGAGCGCCTTTGCCACATCCAGATCATATTCTGCACCTTCCAACCAGTATTGAACAGTCTTTTCGATATCAAATTTCAGCAAATCAGACCTCCCATCCACAATTGGGCGTCTCTGGTCATTTCATCCATGCAGCCGTATGGCCGTCTTCTGCTCTTTGGGTGATCTTCCGTCTCCGTTATTATTATTGTTCCAGTTCTCAACAGTCAAGACAAATCTTCAAATGACTTTTTTCCACAACCCGATGGGCCGGTAGCAAGTGATCAGCCGTCAGCCTCCACTTAAAAAACGAATCTATTTGATCCATACGGTCTGGATGTTCACAAACTCCTTGATGCCGTAGTGGGAAAGCTCGCGGCCGTATCCCGAGTCCTTGATCCCGCCGAAGGGGAGCCGAGGGTCGCTCGCCACCATACCGTTGACGAAAACCGCCCCGGCTTCGATGCGGCGGGCCGGCGCCTCACCTTTTTCTTTGTCCCGGATTCTTATGGTTTCGCAAGCGATTCTCCGTCCGATCCATGGCTTGAGAATCACGGGATGAAGTTGATTTCAGGAACCCTATCGCTTGAATCCAGACGCAGCCTGGAGAAGATGAGGATGTGCTTTCAGGTTTCGGCAGTTAAAAAAATCGGTTTTTACCCATGAAATTTCTTGAAATTGTTGAAAAAATAAATTAGACTGTGACTGGATTGTTGAGCCATATGGCATGAGGAGAATTCTATGAAGATTACAGATCATAATAAAGCCAAACGGCTTGCCCGCACGATCCTCTCGGATATCGCTCTTTACAACAAGTCCAAGATTGAAAAAGGGATCAAAAACGACAATCTTTTCGATCTGCTGAAGGAGGATCTGGATAAGGGTCTTGAACTTTACCGGAGCCGCGTGGCGCCCGAGATTACGGATCATACCAACTATTACAATCATGCCGTGGTGGATATTCTGGTCAGGAAGGGAGGGAATATAGAGTCTGATATCTGGTAGTCCCTGCCTGCGCCACCGCGGGGGAGCGGTGTCTGGTTTTAAAGTCCGTTTGCAATTTTTTGGCTGAGAGGTGATCTATGGCAAAGCTGGATCCGTCTTCTGTCCGCAATCTGGGTATGATAGGGCATGGGGGGGTAGGTAAGACCTCGCTTGGTGAGGCCATGCTCTTCAATACGAAAGTCACCACCCGTTTGAACCGTGTTGACGATCACAATTCCATTCTTGACTTTCTTCCCGAAGAGATCGATAGAAAAAGCACCATTTCTTCATCCATGGCCATGGTCCCATGGAACGGGACCGACCTCTATTTCATGGATACGCCGGGCTATACCAACTTTCTGGCCGACACCAAGGGTGTGCTCAAGGCCATGGACTCGGCCCTCGTTCTTCTGAGCGCGGTTTCCGGGGTCAAGGTGGAAACCGAGAAGGTCTGGAGTTATGCCATGGAGTATGGAATCCCGAAGATGGTTTTCATCAACAAGATGGACAGGGACCGGGCCGACTTTTACAGGGCCTTGGAGAGCATGGAGTCCATTCTGAAGAAGACCCCCCTGGTTATCACACTCCCCATAGGCAAAGAGGCAGGTTTCAAGGGGGTCTTCAACCTTCTGAGCATGAAGGCCTGTGAATATGCTGAAAACGGCTCCGGGACCTTCAGCACGACCTCCGAGGTTCCGCAGGAGTTGAAGGACCAGGTGGAGCATTACCGTGAGCAGCTCGTTGAGACTGCGGTGGAGAACGACGATCAACTCCTGGAACGATACCTGGAGGGGGGAGAGATCAAAGACCAGGAACTCCTCTCCGCCATTTCCAAAGGAACTCTTCATGGCAAATTTGTTCCGGTTTATTGCGGTTCAGCGGTTAAGAATATCGGT encodes:
- a CDS encoding 3-deoxy-D-manno-octulosonate cytidylyltransferase, which translates into the protein RPMIQWVYERVSRASLIQDVIVATDDRRIRDAVLAFGGRCVMTSPSHVTGTDRLAEAAQDLKAGIIVNVQGDEPLIEPGVIDACIRPMMDGGAFPAATPCTRIKSRDELINPDVVKVVMDRDGFALYFSRSPIPYDRDHGPIEVDVTGNLFFKHIGIYVYRRDFLLKYSRMAPTPLEVREKLEQLRILENGYKIRVVETEYDSISVDTEEDLRRVQDLSRHCRVPGVIP
- a CDS encoding CTP synthase, with protein sequence MAVKFIFVTGGVVSSLGKGLASASMGALLESRGLTVTLQKLDPYINVDPGTMSPFQHGEVYVTDDGTETDLDLGHYERFTHAKLTRNSNYTTGKIYYSVIMKERRGDYLGGTVQVVPHITNEIKESILSAAHDVDVMIVEIGGTIGDIESLPFLEAIRQFRQDVGRRNVIYVHLTLVPYIRAAGELKSKPTQHSVKELLQIGIQPDILLCRTEHSLPDDLKKKIALFCNVDHDAVIAAMDVETIYEVPLILHRDGLDDKIMELLALENGKQDLTAWEDLVERIKHPAYNVTIGLVGKYVDLRESYKSLNEALTHGGAANDARVNIKWVDAEEIEMHGAEMHLHDVDGILVPGGFGDRGIEGKIAAVNYARTQKIPFFGICLGMQCAVIEFARYVCRLEYANSSEFDPATPHPVIYLLEKWRDFKNNSIQERSESSDKGGTMRLGAYPCVLSEGSFSYEAYGSREISERHRHRYEFNNQYQNILKEHGLQIAGVSPDGELVEMIEVKDHPWFVGCQFHPEFKSRPMNAHPLFRAFVKASLLHKQRQGVSVK
- a CDS encoding 3-deoxy-8-phosphooctulonate synthase yields the protein MTAIVKIGPVTVGGGAPLVLIAGPCVIESEALTMKTAEALKKTAEDAGISLIFKSSYDKANRSSYSSFRGPGLKAGLKILQRVREELSLPVVSDVHVQEEIHQAAEVLDVLQIPAFLCRQTDFVMQVARAGRPVNVKKGQFMAPWDMKNVVEKIRHAGNQRVMITERGTSFGYNNLVADMRALPILRGFDVPVIFDGTHSVQLPGGQGTSSGGQREFVPFLTRAAVAAGVDGIFLEVHPEPDKALSDGPNMLPLKDLPDLLSQVKEIDDMIRRGRENIG
- a CDS encoding D-arabinose 5-phosphate isomerase; translated protein: MKPKNRDVIATAKKALKIEAEAILAMMDRVDERFSQAVQAIYDCKGRVVVTGMGKSGHIARKIASTFSSTGTPALFFHPAEGVHGDLGMIVKGDVVLALSNSGETEELSVILPLIKRQGNVLIAMTGDAGSTLAKRSDIVLDVGVKKEACPLDLAPTASTTAALAMGDALAAALLDKRGFKAEDFALLHPGGTLGKKLLLKVSDVMHVGNEVPKVKVSDLMKDVIYEITSKKLGMTTVVSEKGEFKGIITDGDLRRFLEKEIGKRSDPLSKKAGDVMTRSPKTIEKDALAAKAVQIMESYSITSLVILNHSKEPAGVVHLHDLLKAGVV
- a CDS encoding nucleoside triphosphate pyrophosphohydrolase, with protein sequence MYHQTGMNKLLSIMDQLRSDKGCPWDRKQTMESLKPFLIEETYEVLEAIESGDKDRVREELGDLLLQIVFLSQIGREEQAFSFEDVVQGINEKLLRRHPHVFGDEKAENAEEVLHRWEQIKREEKKGKERRSILDGIPQALPALIRAGRLQDRAARVGFDWKETSEVLNKVEEEFQELKHALKKNDPSEIEHELGDILFALVNLSRFIRVSSEDALRKSTQRFISRFQYIEEYAVRNELKLHTLSLQEMDRLWEEAKSLEKSQ